One genomic segment of Aquipluma nitroreducens includes these proteins:
- a CDS encoding DUF6573 family protein, which yields MSDFSDWEVIDTYSTRQAVEDGFLVRVDQKISKEAGIKYPVYLTRAVWDKYVELPKDFGGVQDLDGRLWDVLFMFMFAARSCDSSTLMYKLNVVLADKGDWEPNEEVDPDLDHNRTIRLVTLKSVIQAQDFDDPSPAIFIMKPSED from the coding sequence ATGAGTGATTTTTCAGATTGGGAAGTAATCGACACTTACAGCACCAGACAGGCTGTTGAAGATGGATTTTTAGTCCGAGTTGACCAAAAGATTTCAAAAGAAGCGGGTATTAAATATCCGGTTTACCTGACCCGTGCGGTTTGGGATAAATACGTTGAATTACCGAAAGATTTTGGGGGAGTTCAGGATTTGGATGGACGGCTGTGGGATGTACTTTTCATGTTCATGTTCGCTGCCAGATCATGCGATTCGTCAACGCTGATGTATAAACTGAATGTGGTTCTTGCTGATAAAGGAGATTGGGAACCTAATGAGGAAGTAGATCCGGACCTTGACCACAACCGCACCATCCGGCTGGTCACGCTTAAATCGGTTATACAGGCACAGGACTTTGACGATCCGTCACCGGCCATTTTTATCATGAAACCATCGGAGGATTAA
- a CDS encoding DUF3945 domain-containing protein — protein MDEKLNNQDVLLVREKDSDKLKVVSGIEKEGQPKSVEPLKENETQFLRIDKSGNALDNFMSNFQRQYKDPTHFQFFKVPIEKVSEIAVKLQEAFKKPDEPANKATIDTHKVESPSQDKKQSTHTIDENRIDWSQLERLGVTRDTLERTKSLEAMMNWQKSPVLIPIAAKFDDTTLRTDARLSFREMPDGKLALAIHAIRKEPELDRPYFGVRFTDEDKKNLQTTGNLGRIVNAEFKQGEKTPVFISVDRLTNELVAVRTDKLRIPESIKGVTLEDTQKQQLAEGKSVYLEGMTSKGGKEFSANVQVNADKKGIEFRFDQQPNQSQQNDQRQFQQPNGEVRIPKTLLGVELSEIQQSKLQEGQTIYVSGMKDSQGQDFNAYVKVDNENSKLAFFKWNPDKSNAKEVTPDNASKTQVDVNSEGKTNEATKKLDEPLKKDQTQPTEKQAEKQDKKMTEENKQESEKPEKAKGRKL, from the coding sequence ATGGACGAAAAATTGAACAACCAGGATGTTCTGCTTGTCAGAGAAAAAGACAGTGATAAATTGAAAGTCGTTTCGGGTATCGAAAAAGAAGGTCAGCCAAAGTCCGTTGAACCTCTAAAGGAAAATGAGACGCAATTTCTGAGAATTGACAAATCCGGCAATGCATTGGATAACTTCATGTCGAATTTTCAGAGGCAATACAAAGACCCAACACATTTCCAGTTCTTTAAAGTACCTATTGAGAAGGTCAGTGAAATTGCCGTAAAACTCCAGGAGGCTTTTAAGAAGCCTGACGAACCTGCCAATAAAGCAACAATTGACACACACAAGGTTGAATCCCCATCGCAGGATAAAAAGCAATCTACTCACACCATTGACGAAAACCGTATCGATTGGTCTCAATTAGAACGTCTTGGTGTTACCCGCGATACCCTTGAACGAACCAAAAGTCTGGAAGCAATGATGAACTGGCAAAAATCACCCGTTCTGATTCCTATTGCAGCCAAATTTGATGACACCACACTTCGAACAGATGCTCGGTTATCCTTTAGGGAAATGCCAGATGGGAAACTGGCTTTGGCTATTCATGCAATTCGCAAAGAACCTGAATTAGACAGGCCATATTTTGGTGTCAGGTTCACCGATGAAGACAAGAAAAATCTGCAAACAACTGGAAATCTTGGGCGGATTGTCAATGCAGAATTCAAGCAAGGAGAAAAAACGCCAGTATTTATTTCGGTAGATAGATTAACCAACGAACTGGTAGCTGTTAGAACCGATAAACTTAGAATTCCTGAATCCATCAAAGGAGTTACTCTCGAAGATACACAGAAGCAACAGCTGGCTGAAGGCAAATCGGTTTATCTGGAAGGAATGACCTCCAAAGGCGGGAAAGAGTTCTCTGCAAACGTACAGGTTAATGCTGATAAGAAAGGAATTGAATTCAGGTTTGATCAACAACCAAATCAATCTCAGCAAAATGATCAGCGACAATTTCAGCAACCAAACGGAGAAGTACGTATTCCCAAAACATTGCTTGGAGTTGAATTATCAGAGATACAGCAAAGTAAACTTCAGGAAGGGCAAACTATATATGTAAGTGGGATGAAAGATAGCCAGGGCCAGGATTTTAATGCTTACGTTAAGGTTGATAACGAAAACTCAAAACTGGCCTTCTTCAAATGGAACCCGGATAAGTCTAATGCTAAAGAAGTCACTCCCGATAATGCAAGTAAAACTCAGGTAGATGTCAATTCAGAAGGTAAAACAAACGAAGCCACCAAAAAACTTGATGAGCCATTGAAAAAGGATCAAACACAACCGACCGAAAAACAGGCTGAAAAACAAGACAAGAAAATGACCGAGGAAAACAAACAAGAATCTGAAAAGCCTGAGAAGGCCAAAGGAAGGAAATTGTAG
- a CDS encoding JAB domain-containing protein, which yields MQTNLFTPRELFNSTLCEIEISYKPKYKASELPKVVTSGDAYACLKDVFPSLDYREYFYILCLNRNNKVLGYCQISAGGLSGTIADVRMIMQTALKACSNSIIISHNHPSGNLTPSEADKDLTKKIREAGKVLDIAVLDHLIITSESYFSFADEGLM from the coding sequence ATGCAAACAAATTTATTTACTCCACGTGAACTGTTTAATTCAACATTGTGTGAAATCGAAATCAGTTACAAACCAAAGTACAAGGCATCAGAATTGCCGAAGGTGGTTACTTCGGGTGATGCTTACGCTTGTTTAAAAGATGTTTTTCCGAGCCTAGATTACCGTGAATATTTCTACATCCTTTGCCTAAACCGAAATAACAAAGTTTTGGGCTACTGCCAGATTTCAGCTGGAGGTTTATCCGGCACAATTGCCGATGTCCGAATGATTATGCAGACGGCTTTAAAGGCCTGCTCAAATTCCATAATTATTTCACATAATCATCCGTCAGGGAATCTAACACCTAGCGAAGCTGACAAAGATTTGACCAAGAAAATCCGTGAAGCTGGCAAAGTTCTCGACATCGCGGTATTGGATCACTTAATTATTACTTCAGAATCTTACTTTTCCTTTGCCGACGAAGGATTGATGTAA
- a CDS encoding J domain-containing protein — protein sequence MKFFENIKTLDELRREYRRLAFLYHPDKGGDTAIMQVINDQYDRLSKMLINGNADFSEARKEYEQQVSEEMRDRLDRIMFLKGIVIELIGSWIWITGNTFAVRETLKGEGYKFSHPKAAWYWHKGEYFKKSGKLMSMDEMREVWGSEKVDSQYANQNNFIH from the coding sequence ATGAAGTTTTTTGAGAATATCAAAACGTTGGATGAATTGCGCAGGGAATACCGTCGCCTTGCTTTTCTGTATCATCCAGACAAAGGTGGCGACACGGCCATCATGCAGGTAATTAATGACCAGTACGACCGGCTATCCAAAATGCTGATCAATGGCAATGCTGATTTTTCGGAAGCCAGGAAAGAGTATGAACAGCAGGTTTCAGAAGAAATGCGCGATCGGCTGGATCGTATCATGTTTCTGAAAGGTATTGTTATTGAACTGATTGGTTCATGGATTTGGATTACAGGAAATACCTTTGCAGTAAGGGAAACATTGAAAGGTGAAGGATACAAATTCTCACATCCCAAAGCGGCCTGGTACTGGCATAAAGGGGAATACTTTAAAAAGTCAGGCAAGCTGATGTCGATGGACGAAATGCGTGAAGTCTGGGGTTCCGAAAAAGTGGACTCTCAATATGCTAATCAAAATAATTTCATTCACTAA
- a CDS encoding SDR family NAD(P)-dependent oxidoreductase, producing MLEINLRNKVAIVTGVSSGIGKGVAKMLAQAGCIVSGCGRTDKNDASVNEFSATAKQNGVESLYTEVDVTKDADLEKLVENTVKRFGKIDILVSNAGVNVFKGAEKCTEEDWIYNHKLNLSSHWMVCKLCKPHLDKSGNGVIIIMTSNHAFSSIPGCFPYNVTKTALTGLVRSLAMEWGPKIRTIGMAPGFIETPGNDKWFASFPDAEAERQWTIKLHPAGKLGTVEEVGAFCAYLGSDYARFMTGTTYLMDGGRSALMQDE from the coding sequence ATGTTAGAAATAAATCTTCGCAATAAAGTGGCAATTGTCACCGGTGTTTCAAGTGGAATTGGCAAAGGAGTCGCCAAAATGTTGGCACAGGCAGGCTGTATTGTTTCGGGGTGTGGCCGGACAGATAAAAATGATGCCTCGGTGAACGAGTTTTCAGCAACAGCCAAACAGAATGGAGTAGAGTCTCTTTATACTGAAGTTGATGTAACCAAAGATGCTGATCTGGAAAAACTGGTCGAAAACACGGTGAAACGGTTCGGCAAAATAGATATTCTGGTTTCCAATGCCGGAGTTAATGTGTTTAAAGGTGCCGAGAAATGTACCGAAGAAGATTGGATATACAATCACAAGCTCAATTTGTCATCACACTGGATGGTCTGCAAATTGTGCAAACCGCATCTGGATAAATCCGGTAACGGAGTGATTATCATCATGACCTCCAATCATGCATTCAGTTCAATTCCAGGCTGCTTCCCTTACAACGTAACTAAAACTGCTTTGACAGGATTAGTGCGTTCCCTGGCCATGGAATGGGGGCCAAAAATTAGAACCATTGGAATGGCTCCCGGATTTATCGAAACTCCCGGAAACGACAAATGGTTTGCCTCTTTCCCCGATGCTGAAGCTGAACGCCAGTGGACCATCAAGTTGCATCCGGCTGGAAAACTCGGGACGGTTGAAGAAGTTGGGGCTTTTTGCGCCTACTTAGGTTCCGATTATGCCAGATTTATGACCGGAACCACTTATCTCATGGATGGTGGCCGTTCGGCACTGATGCAGGATGAATAG
- a CDS encoding SMP-30/gluconolactonase/LRE family protein codes for MNTYKIHQASLLIDSKNQLGEGVLWHPVEKALYWVDISLGILHCFNPKTEETESWQMGYMIGTVVPAASGGLVVALENGIFHFNSSKELIRLFDFPESPESGNRFNDGKCDPSGRLWVGTMNKWVRSHAGSLYCFDGNSIITKLSGLTISNGMAWSADQSIFYFIDTVDYAVVVFDFDNQLGSISNKRKVIEVPLEMGAPDGMTIDREGKLWIAHWGGSCVARWDPENGQLLEIVKVAAPHITSCTFGGENLQTLYISTAREGLTEKQLKKFPLSGGLFYYLPETGGTRAHFFK; via the coding sequence ATGAACACATACAAAATCCACCAGGCCTCTTTGCTGATTGACTCGAAAAACCAACTTGGAGAAGGAGTTTTGTGGCATCCGGTAGAAAAAGCCCTGTATTGGGTAGATATTTCTCTGGGAATACTGCATTGCTTTAATCCGAAAACTGAGGAAACAGAAAGCTGGCAGATGGGATACATGATCGGGACTGTAGTTCCTGCCGCATCGGGCGGGCTTGTCGTAGCTCTTGAAAATGGGATATTTCACTTCAATTCCTCAAAAGAATTAATCCGGTTATTCGATTTCCCGGAGTCTCCTGAATCGGGGAACCGGTTCAACGATGGCAAATGCGATCCTTCAGGCCGTCTGTGGGTAGGGACCATGAACAAGTGGGTTCGGTCCCATGCCGGAAGCCTCTATTGTTTTGATGGCAATTCTATTATTACTAAACTTTCAGGCCTGACTATTTCAAACGGAATGGCTTGGTCGGCTGATCAAAGCATATTTTATTTTATTGATACGGTTGATTATGCGGTAGTAGTTTTTGATTTTGACAATCAACTCGGTAGTATTTCAAATAAACGAAAAGTTATTGAAGTGCCTCTTGAAATGGGAGCTCCGGATGGAATGACTATTGACAGGGAAGGTAAGCTCTGGATTGCCCATTGGGGCGGATCGTGCGTGGCCCGGTGGGATCCCGAAAACGGACAATTACTCGAAATCGTTAAAGTGGCCGCACCTCATATTACTTCCTGTACTTTTGGGGGCGAGAACCTACAAACACTCTACATTTCAACTGCCAGAGAAGGACTGACAGAGAAACAACTTAAGAAATTTCCTTTGAGTGGTGGTTTGTTCTATTATTTACCGGAAACAGGAGGAACAAGGGCACACTTTTTTAAATAA
- a CDS encoding mandelate racemase/muconate lactonizing enzyme family protein: MKITDVKVWLVEGVKYNWTMLKIYTDEGHTGVGEATNWPGSQIVETAAKEAGQRIIGLDPMQTDFIWTKLYRDLNWVGPFGASMCAISGIDMALLDLKAKVLGVPMYELLGGSFRTKIRLYANYWFTGGGHNAQDYADQARKVMADGFMGVKFDPFAHVNYLYGEDLNTDLGLSHEQQNRAFEVSKAVREAIGPDADLMIETHAMLNFKTAVTMAERLSELDITWYEEPAGPESASTLRTMRERISPKVSICVGERHYTRYGIRDLLEKQVVDIIMPDITRCGGPSEMKRMATMAEVYNVQLAPHNPNGPLSTLASAHVCAAVPNFFRQEFMFNDVPWRDEVIDHPIDIQSGHLILSERPGLGVDLIEPEMEKHSGIRVSRNGFYI; encoded by the coding sequence ATGAAAATTACAGATGTAAAAGTATGGTTGGTTGAAGGAGTGAAATACAACTGGACCATGTTAAAAATATATACCGACGAAGGTCATACAGGAGTAGGTGAAGCAACCAACTGGCCTGGAAGTCAGATTGTGGAAACAGCAGCCAAGGAAGCTGGACAACGTATCATTGGACTCGATCCGATGCAAACCGATTTTATCTGGACCAAGCTTTACCGCGATTTGAACTGGGTTGGTCCATTTGGCGCCAGCATGTGCGCCATATCAGGCATTGACATGGCTTTGCTCGATTTGAAAGCAAAAGTTCTAGGGGTTCCGATGTACGAATTATTGGGTGGCTCTTTCCGGACAAAAATCCGCTTGTATGCCAACTACTGGTTTACTGGAGGCGGTCACAATGCACAGGATTATGCCGACCAGGCGCGCAAAGTAATGGCAGACGGCTTCATGGGAGTAAAATTTGACCCGTTTGCCCACGTAAATTATCTCTATGGCGAAGACCTGAATACCGATCTTGGGTTATCACATGAACAGCAAAACAGGGCTTTCGAGGTCAGCAAAGCAGTACGGGAAGCCATTGGCCCGGATGCCGACCTGATGATTGAAACTCATGCGATGCTGAATTTCAAAACTGCGGTGACCATGGCTGAGCGTTTATCTGAACTGGATATAACTTGGTACGAAGAACCCGCAGGGCCGGAAAGTGCATCAACTTTGCGTACTATGCGCGAACGGATCTCGCCAAAAGTATCCATTTGTGTCGGTGAACGCCATTATACCCGATACGGTATCCGCGATTTACTCGAAAAACAGGTGGTAGATATTATTATGCCTGACATTACTCGCTGTGGAGGACCTTCAGAAATGAAACGTATGGCAACTATGGCCGAAGTTTACAATGTACAACTGGCTCCCCATAATCCCAACGGTCCATTATCAACCCTGGCGAGCGCCCATGTTTGTGCAGCGGTACCAAATTTTTTCCGTCAGGAATTCATGTTTAACGATGTGCCGTGGAGAGACGAGGTAATTGACCACCCGATTGATATTCAAAGCGGGCACCTTATTTTATCCGAACGCCCCGGTCTTGGGGTTGACCTGATTGAACCGGAAATGGAAAAACACTCTGGTATCCGGGTTTCCAGAAATGGATTTTACATTTAA
- a CDS encoding N-6 DNA methylase: protein MEKLLSFVNYMDQLAPKHGVSHVFSDFLEMTVCALSLGQMEDRYFEIIKSYNKDELQVFSSALAAVIIDMENDGEGLKDVFGDFFMEHISYGKAGQFFTPEHICEMMALITIGEIRDGERIADPCCGSGRTLMAAARINRNARFYGADIDRTCAMMCLVNMCLNGMFGEVACMDTLTNQFFSGWQVNPHPITGAPYIVPITEDHSYMMLQLPKHNQEQPKIKQQELPVIDSVELLPMNMQPVQQLLFDF from the coding sequence ATGGAAAAGTTACTTAGTTTTGTGAATTACATGGATCAGTTGGCACCCAAGCATGGGGTTAGCCACGTATTCTCCGATTTCTTGGAAATGACTGTTTGCGCCCTTTCGTTGGGACAGATGGAAGACCGCTATTTTGAAATCATCAAAAGTTACAATAAAGATGAACTTCAGGTTTTCTCCTCTGCATTAGCAGCAGTAATAATTGACATGGAAAACGATGGGGAAGGGTTGAAGGATGTCTTTGGTGACTTCTTTATGGAACACATCAGTTACGGCAAAGCAGGGCAGTTTTTCACCCCTGAACATATCTGTGAAATGATGGCATTAATTACCATCGGAGAAATCCGGGATGGTGAACGGATTGCCGATCCATGCTGCGGTTCAGGCAGAACGTTAATGGCAGCAGCCAGGATCAACCGAAATGCACGGTTTTACGGAGCCGACATCGACCGGACCTGCGCCATGATGTGTTTGGTTAATATGTGCCTGAACGGAATGTTTGGAGAAGTTGCCTGCATGGATACTCTAACCAACCAGTTTTTCTCCGGCTGGCAGGTGAATCCACATCCGATAACCGGGGCGCCATACATCGTTCCGATTACCGAAGACCATAGTTATATGATGCTGCAACTTCCCAAACATAACCAGGAACAACCGAAGATCAAACAACAAGAGTTGCCGGTTATCGATTCTGTTGAATTACTCCCAATGAATATGCAGCCGGTTCAGCAACTGTTGTTTGATTTTTAA
- a CDS encoding HU family DNA-binding protein → MTKADIVKEITQNTGIEKVTVEKAVEAFMETVKDSLTGGNNVYLRGFGSFIVKKRAEKTARIISKNTTIIVPAHNIPAFKPAKEFVAQVKEKVK, encoded by the coding sequence ATGACAAAAGCAGATATCGTAAAGGAAATAACCCAAAACACTGGTATTGAAAAGGTGACCGTAGAAAAAGCTGTTGAAGCATTTATGGAAACAGTTAAAGATTCTTTAACCGGGGGAAATAACGTATATCTTCGAGGTTTCGGAAGTTTTATCGTAAAAAAAAGAGCAGAAAAAACTGCACGTATTATTTCTAAAAATACCACCATTATTGTTCCTGCTCATAACATTCCTGCATTTAAGCCAGCCAAAGAATTTGTTGCTCAGGTTAAAGAAAAAGTAAAATAA
- a CDS encoding RraA family protein, with amino-acid sequence MRTNNHEKNIPENIKYKMTEKQKFWKNDKELFQLIKEELFTGVIGDIMDKMGLQKQFLPAQIRPLRENMFIVGRAMTVLEADCFEELSPDSQNPLMNKPFGLMLEALDDIKPDEVYICSGSSPNYALVGELMMTRVKICGGAGAVVNGYTRDTNGIYEVGLPVFGYGPYAQDQAPRGKVIDFRVPIEMNGVRINSGDLIIGDIDGVCVVPQLVEQEVFVLAIEKARGERMVLKAIQEGMSAVDAWNKYGIM; translated from the coding sequence ATGAGGACAAATAATCATGAAAAAAATATTCCCGAAAATATTAAATACAAAATGACAGAGAAACAAAAATTTTGGAAGAATGATAAAGAACTTTTTCAATTAATTAAAGAAGAACTTTTTACCGGAGTAATTGGAGACATCATGGACAAAATGGGATTGCAAAAACAGTTTCTTCCGGCTCAGATCAGACCCCTGAGAGAAAACATGTTTATTGTGGGACGTGCCATGACCGTGCTTGAAGCTGATTGTTTCGAAGAACTCTCTCCAGACTCGCAAAATCCTTTGATGAACAAACCTTTCGGCTTAATGCTCGAAGCGCTCGACGACATTAAACCGGATGAAGTTTATATTTGCTCTGGATCGTCACCCAACTATGCCCTTGTTGGTGAGTTGATGATGACTCGGGTAAAAATATGCGGAGGCGCGGGCGCTGTAGTCAATGGTTACACACGCGACACCAATGGTATTTACGAAGTAGGGCTGCCTGTATTTGGCTACGGCCCATACGCCCAGGACCAAGCTCCGCGAGGGAAAGTTATTGATTTCAGGGTTCCTATCGAGATGAACGGAGTCCGCATCAATTCGGGCGACTTGATCATTGGTGATATTGATGGTGTTTGTGTTGTACCTCAGTTGGTTGAGCAAGAAGTTTTTGTTCTGGCTATCGAAAAGGCCAGAGGCGAACGAATGGTTTTAAAAGCCATTCAGGAAGGAATGAGTGCTGTTGATGCCTGGAATAAATACGGAATCATGTAG
- a CDS encoding nucleotidyl transferase AbiEii/AbiGii toxin family protein: MIDPKYKAQVDLLLQTLPYVAKEEIFALKGGTAINLFVRNIPRLSVDIDLTYLPIDDRETALKNISDGLARIKLDLERSIPRISVTAASREGQDVKINCQLPGAQIKIEVNTTTRGCIHPTRLMRVHDSVESSFGRFAAIHVVSMAELYGGKICAALDRQHPRDLFDVMLLLDNEGFTDDIKDGFLVALISHMRPISEVISPMFIDQQQAFETQFSGMANIPFSYKDYERTRIQLVGQVQSKLTNDDRQFLMSFKDGNPDWEKLSVKNARELPAVHWKLQNIERLKHDNPRKHKEMFSLLENVLFG, translated from the coding sequence ATGATCGATCCAAAATATAAAGCACAAGTTGATTTATTGTTGCAAACGCTCCCGTATGTTGCAAAAGAAGAAATATTTGCACTTAAAGGAGGGACGGCCATTAACCTGTTTGTTCGAAATATACCTAGACTGTCAGTAGATATCGATTTAACTTATCTTCCAATTGATGACCGGGAAACGGCATTGAAAAATATTTCGGATGGATTGGCACGTATTAAATTAGACTTGGAACGTTCCATTCCCAGAATCAGCGTAACGGCAGCATCGCGCGAAGGACAGGATGTTAAAATTAATTGTCAGTTACCAGGCGCTCAAATTAAGATCGAGGTAAATACCACAACTCGGGGGTGCATTCATCCAACAAGACTTATGCGGGTTCATGATTCTGTTGAATCTTCGTTTGGAAGATTTGCTGCCATTCATGTTGTTTCAATGGCTGAACTTTATGGAGGCAAGATTTGTGCGGCATTAGACCGGCAGCATCCCCGCGATTTGTTTGATGTCATGCTTCTTTTGGATAATGAAGGTTTCACTGATGATATAAAAGATGGTTTCCTTGTTGCGCTTATTTCTCACATGCGACCAATCAGTGAGGTAATCAGTCCGATGTTTATTGATCAGCAACAAGCATTTGAAACTCAATTTTCTGGCATGGCAAATATCCCTTTTAGCTATAAAGATTATGAGCGAACCCGAATACAGTTAGTTGGACAAGTTCAATCAAAACTAACAAACGACGACCGACAATTTTTAATGAGTTTCAAGGATGGCAACCCGGATTGGGAAAAATTATCCGTCAAAAATGCCAGAGAATTACCAGCCGTTCATTGGAAATTGCAGAATATTGAAAGATTAAAACACGATAATCCCAGGAAACACAAGGAGATGTTCTCTCTATTAGAAAACGTGTTATTTGGCTGA
- a CDS encoding type IV toxin-antitoxin system AbiEi family antitoxin, which yields MSTNNEIKLKKLLDLHIPGTIMLASWLDANGFSRDLQHRYLKSSWLESIGVGAFKRPNETVGWQGALYSLQKQANLPVYIGGPTALSMLGFSHYIRTGAETVFLFSQLNSRLPAWFKQYSWSETINHVKTSFLLEGIGMEEFQETQFPLIISSAERAIFECLYLTPEKLDIIEVYQIMSGLVNLRPGLLQKFLDECSSVKVKRLFLYMAKKANHQWFQFLDLSSVNLGEGDRNIISNGSYDSEFHITISKELAQL from the coding sequence GTGAGTACTAATAATGAAATAAAATTAAAGAAACTTCTGGATTTGCATATTCCGGGAACAATAATGCTGGCATCATGGCTTGATGCAAATGGATTCTCCCGTGATTTGCAACATCGGTATTTAAAAAGCAGTTGGCTTGAATCGATTGGAGTTGGTGCATTCAAACGCCCGAATGAAACGGTCGGTTGGCAAGGTGCACTTTATTCCCTTCAAAAACAAGCGAATCTACCTGTTTACATTGGTGGCCCAACTGCTTTGTCGATGTTGGGATTTTCTCATTATATACGCACTGGTGCTGAGACTGTCTTTTTATTCTCTCAATTGAATTCGAGATTGCCAGCATGGTTTAAACAATATTCATGGAGTGAAACAATAAACCATGTCAAGACATCATTTCTTCTGGAAGGGATTGGGATGGAAGAGTTTCAGGAAACACAATTCCCTTTGATCATTTCTTCAGCAGAAAGGGCAATTTTTGAATGTCTTTATCTCACTCCGGAAAAGCTGGATATAATAGAGGTTTATCAAATCATGTCAGGCTTGGTAAATCTAAGGCCTGGTTTGTTGCAGAAGTTTTTGGATGAATGCAGTTCGGTGAAAGTTAAACGCTTATTTTTATACATGGCGAAAAAAGCAAATCATCAATGGTTCCAATTTCTTGATTTATCATCGGTCAATCTTGGAGAGGGTGACCGCAATATTATCAGTAATGGTTCGTATGATTCTGAATTTCATATTACAATATCCAAAGAATTGGCTCAATTATGA
- a CDS encoding SymE family type I addiction module toxin, with the protein MTRIIKLQPNYRQGKYARTPKVVPKLTLTGNWLQEAGFHPSKLIRVAVSNGKLVITSVE; encoded by the coding sequence ATGACGCGGATCATCAAACTTCAGCCGAATTACAGGCAAGGGAAATACGCCCGTACACCTAAAGTAGTTCCCAAACTTACTCTCACCGGAAACTGGCTTCAGGAAGCTGGTTTCCATCCTTCCAAACTCATCCGGGTTGCTGTTTCCAATGGCAAACTTGTAATTACTTCAGTAGAATAA